Proteins encoded in a region of the Ursus arctos isolate Adak ecotype North America unplaced genomic scaffold, UrsArc2.0 scaffold_2, whole genome shotgun sequence genome:
- the RD3 gene encoding protein RD3, with product MSLIPWLRWTEAPPRLSSRRPAEMVLETLMMELAGQMREAERQQWERSNAVRKVCTGVDYSWLASAPRPTYDLSPGERLQLEDVCAKIHPSYCGPAILRFRQLLAEQEPEVQEVSQLFRSVLQEVLERMKQEEEAHKLTRQWSLRPRGNLALATFKTRARISPFTSDIRTISEDVERDTPPPLRTWSMPEFRAPKED from the exons ATGTCCCTCATCCCCTGGCTTCGGTGGACTGAAGCGCCCCCACGGCTGTCGTCCCGGAGGCCGGCTGAGATGGTGCTGGAGACGCTCATGATGGAGCTGGCGGGGCAGATGCGAGAGGCTGAGAGGCAGCAGTGGGAGCGCAGCAACGCGGTCAGGAAGGTCTGCACCGGGGTAGACTACAGCTGGCTGGCCAGCGCACCCCGGCCCACCTATGACCTCAGCCCTGGCGAGCGGCTGCAACTAGAGGACGTCTGTGCCAAGATCCACCCCTCCTACTGTGGGCCTGCCATCCTCAG GTTCCGGCAGCTGCTGGCCGAGCAGGAGCCCGAGGTGCAGGAGGTGTCCCAGCTCTTCCGCTCGGTGCTGCAGGAGGTCTTGGAGAGaatgaagcaggaggaggaggcccACAAGCTGACGCGACAGTGGAGCCTGCGGCCTCGCGGCAACCTGGCACTGGCCACCTTCAAGACCCGCGCACGCATCTCCCCCTTCACCAGTGACATCCGGACTATCTCGGAGGACGTGGAGCGGGACACGCCGCCGCCGCTCCGGACCTGGAGCATGCCCGAGTTCCGGGCGCCCAAGGAGGACTGA